The following are encoded together in the Acetobacter vaccinii genome:
- a CDS encoding globin-coupled sensor protein, with the protein MNSLSISTGQMALDSQEPDIQGRLNFISLGKAECDKVHALKNVIDRELPKALDKFYAKVSDTPETARFFSSSEHMRHAKSAQINHWTSITNTTFDQDYVRKVQAIGNVHARIGLAPRWYIGGYSILLDHLVQAAVREMFPKRSLFSAQGAMSADDFAAALGGLCKAVLLDMELALSVYQHESGKAREAARIEAEVREENQGQLIDNLRSGLEALAQGDLGFRFTSEFTPEFEGLRQNFNTAADALSKAMQQVAEAVVALETGAGEITYAADDLAERTERQAASLGETARAVADTTRGVEQTAKITMEAKSGAAEAQAKAQDSGVVMREAIDVMHRIETSSGQMSAIVSMIDEISFQTNLLALNAGVEAARAGDAGRGFAVVATEIRRLAQRSTTSANEIRDLILASGTHVADGVKLVAQTSEQLGTIVGQIETIAGSVTQIATSAQEQARSLSDINMAISSLDQTTQQNSAMVEQSTAATHNLKQETGKLADIVRHFKIGSSQQLR; encoded by the coding sequence ATGAATTCTCTTTCCATCTCAACTGGGCAAATGGCGCTTGATAGTCAGGAACCTGATATTCAGGGCCGTCTGAACTTTATTTCACTTGGGAAAGCCGAGTGCGATAAAGTGCATGCTCTCAAAAACGTGATCGACCGTGAGTTACCCAAGGCGCTGGACAAGTTCTACGCTAAAGTAAGCGACACGCCCGAAACAGCCCGTTTTTTCTCATCGTCAGAGCATATGCGCCACGCCAAGTCGGCGCAGATCAACCACTGGACCAGCATCACCAATACCACCTTTGATCAGGACTATGTCCGCAAGGTGCAGGCTATTGGCAATGTGCATGCCCGTATTGGCCTGGCCCCCCGCTGGTATATTGGTGGCTACTCCATTCTGCTGGACCATCTGGTGCAGGCAGCGGTGCGGGAGATGTTTCCAAAACGCAGCCTGTTCTCCGCTCAGGGGGCAATGTCAGCCGATGATTTTGCGGCAGCCCTCGGTGGGCTGTGCAAGGCCGTGCTGCTGGATATGGAACTGGCGCTTTCCGTCTACCAGCATGAGTCCGGCAAAGCCCGTGAGGCCGCGCGGATTGAGGCCGAAGTGCGGGAGGAAAATCAGGGCCAGTTGATCGACAACCTGCGCTCTGGGTTGGAAGCTCTGGCACAGGGTGATCTGGGCTTTCGCTTTACTTCCGAGTTTACGCCCGAGTTTGAAGGTCTGCGGCAGAACTTCAATACGGCAGCGGATGCGCTGTCCAAGGCCATGCAGCAGGTAGCCGAGGCTGTGGTGGCGCTGGAAACAGGGGCGGGGGAAATTACCTACGCCGCCGATGATCTGGCAGAACGCACCGAGCGGCAGGCCGCCAGCCTGGGCGAGACGGCCCGCGCCGTGGCGGATACAACCCGTGGGGTTGAGCAGACCGCAAAGATCACGATGGAGGCCAAAAGTGGTGCCGCCGAGGCCCAGGCCAAGGCGCAGGATTCGGGCGTGGTCATGCGTGAGGCCATTGATGTCATGCACCGGATTGAAACATCATCGGGTCAGATGTCAGCCATTGTCAGCATGATTGACGAAATTTCGTTCCAGACAAATCTTCTCGCGCTCAATGCCGGGGTGGAGGCTGCCCGCGCGGGCGATGCCGGGCGGGGTTTTGCTGTTGTCGCAACGGAAATCCGCAGGCTGGCCCAACGCTCAACGACGTCGGCCAATGAAATCCGTGATCTGATTCTGGCCTCGGGCACACATGTGGCTGATGGGGTCAAGCTGGTGGCGCAGACCAGTGAGCAACTGGGCACTATTGTCGGGCAGATTGAAACCATTGCCGGGTCTGTCACGCAGATTGCTACCTCCGCGCAGGAACAGGCCCGTAGTCTGAGTGACATCAATATGGCCATTTCCAGTTTGGATCAGACAACCCAGCAGAATTCGGCTATGGTGGAACAGTCAACAGCCGCCACCCATAACCTCAAGCAGGAAACGGGGAAACTGGCTGATATTGTCAGGCATTTCAAAATCGGCTCCTCCCAGCAGCTCCGGTAA
- a CDS encoding LysR family transcriptional regulator: MAISDLPFDLSSLTVFLAVCDNGSMAAAARTLKVTQPAISQTIADLESHLGTTLFDRSVRPLALTAAGAVLRQHAVGMLAEVRHIATSIQEMRLGRVPQLRMGVVDSLSRAVSAHISTFMQGRVNRLTVHAGLTETHAASLLTRQIDFVIGVDEMEDISGLERWPLFEEPYLLLCPRNITPPKSADSFALFLKSHPFVRFSQRSRTGTEVERYLRRLKIDIPFQQEFDLPDGVFAACQQGGIAITTPLCLYEAGFTHTQDMVCHPLPIGGFQRRLTLVVRRREFGRLPLDFALCLRENLKDSTLVTLEALFPAFAGQMRVLA, translated from the coding sequence ATGGCCATATCGGATCTCCCTTTCGATCTCTCCTCACTGACCGTTTTCCTGGCGGTCTGCGACAATGGCAGCATGGCTGCGGCGGCACGGACACTCAAAGTGACCCAGCCTGCCATTTCCCAGACAATTGCTGATCTTGAAAGCCATTTGGGCACAACCCTGTTTGACAGAAGTGTGCGCCCCCTGGCCCTGACAGCCGCAGGCGCTGTGCTGCGCCAGCACGCCGTAGGCATGCTGGCGGAAGTCCGCCACATTGCCACCAGTATTCAGGAAATGCGGCTGGGCCGTGTGCCCCAGTTGCGTATGGGGGTTGTGGATTCCCTCTCCCGCGCGGTGTCAGCGCATATTTCCACCTTCATGCAGGGCCGCGTAAACCGCCTGACCGTGCATGCGGGCCTGACAGAAACCCATGCGGCCTCCCTGCTGACACGCCAGATCGACTTTGTGATCGGTGTTGATGAAATGGAGGATATTTCCGGCCTGGAACGCTGGCCCCTGTTTGAAGAGCCCTATCTGCTGCTCTGCCCGCGCAATATTACACCGCCCAAGAGTGCTGATTCCTTCGCGCTGTTTCTGAAAAGCCACCCCTTTGTGCGGTTCTCCCAACGCTCGCGCACCGGCACGGAAGTGGAGCGCTATCTGCGCCGCCTGAAAATTGATATTCCCTTCCAGCAGGAATTCGACCTGCCAGATGGGGTTTTTGCAGCCTGCCAACAGGGCGGCATTGCCATTACAACCCCCCTGTGCCTGTACGAAGCAGGCTTTACCCACACGCAGGACATGGTGTGCCATCCGTTACCCATAGGCGGCTTCCAACGCAGGCTGACCCTTGTGGTGCGCCGCCGCGAATTTGGCCGCCTGCCGCTGGATTTTGCCTTATGCCTGCGCGAAAACCTCAAGGACAGCACACTGGTGACCCTTGAGGCTCTTTTCCCCGCCTTTGCGGGGCAGATGCGGGTTCTGGCCTGA
- a CDS encoding sarcosine oxidase subunit beta family protein: MQTDRYSLFSLLWEACRGNTGWKPAWRKASPAASYDFVIVGGGGHGLATAYYLARRYGGKRIAVVEKGWIGGGNVGRNTTIVRSNYLLHGNVPFYETGMKLWEGLEQDINYNAMVSQRGVLNLFHNDAQKAAYIRRGNSMRLHGVDADLLDADAVRAKLPFLNFDDARFPIRGGLLQARGGTVRHDAVAWGYARAADRLGVDIIENCEVTGIRIEQGRATGVETSRGFIGAGKVGLACAGNSSRVASMAGLRLPIESHVLQAFVTEGLKPFIDCVVTFGAGHFYISQSDKGGLVFGGDIDGYNSYAQRGNLPVVEDVCEGGMALMPRIGRVRLLRHWGGLMDMSMDGSPIIDRTPVDGLYLNAGWCYGGFKATPASGLCFAHLLARDEPHPDAVAYRMDRFARGAVIDEKGMGAQPNLH; the protein is encoded by the coding sequence ATGCAAACCGATCGCTATTCCCTTTTTTCCCTTCTGTGGGAAGCATGCCGTGGCAATACAGGCTGGAAACCAGCCTGGCGCAAGGCATCTCCTGCCGCATCCTATGACTTTGTCATTGTCGGCGGTGGCGGGCATGGGCTGGCAACAGCCTATTACCTGGCCCGACGCTATGGTGGCAAACGCATCGCCGTGGTCGAGAAAGGGTGGATAGGTGGCGGCAATGTTGGCCGTAACACAACCATTGTCCGATCCAATTACCTGCTGCACGGCAATGTGCCTTTCTATGAAACAGGGATGAAGCTGTGGGAAGGGCTTGAGCAGGATATCAACTACAACGCCATGGTCAGCCAGCGCGGGGTGTTGAACCTGTTTCATAACGATGCGCAGAAAGCGGCCTATATCCGGCGCGGCAATTCCATGCGGCTGCATGGGGTCGATGCCGACCTGCTGGACGCCGATGCCGTGCGTGCAAAACTGCCGTTCCTGAACTTTGATGATGCCCGCTTCCCCATTCGTGGTGGTTTGTTGCAGGCTCGTGGTGGCACGGTCCGGCATGACGCCGTGGCCTGGGGCTATGCCCGTGCCGCCGACCGGCTTGGCGTGGACATTATCGAAAACTGCGAGGTTACGGGTATCCGTATCGAGCAGGGCCGGGCCACCGGGGTGGAAACCTCACGCGGGTTTATTGGTGCGGGCAAGGTTGGTCTGGCCTGTGCGGGCAATTCCTCCCGCGTGGCGTCCATGGCCGGTCTGCGCCTGCCGATTGAAAGCCACGTGCTCCAGGCGTTTGTGACCGAAGGCTTGAAGCCGTTTATCGACTGCGTTGTCACGTTTGGTGCGGGGCATTTCTATATCAGCCAGTCCGACAAGGGTGGCCTGGTGTTTGGCGGCGATATTGACGGCTACAATTCCTACGCCCAGCGCGGGAACCTGCCTGTTGTAGAAGATGTGTGCGAAGGGGGTATGGCGCTCATGCCCCGGATCGGGCGTGTGCGCCTGCTGCGCCATTGGGGTGGGCTTATGGATATGTCCATGGATGGCAGCCCGATTATTGACCGCACGCCGGTCGATGGCCTCTACCTCAATGCGGGGTGGTGTTACGGCGGGTTCAAGGCCACTCCGGCGTCCGGGTTGTGCTTTGCACATCTTCTGGCGCGGGACGAGCCGCACCCAGACGCGGTGGCGTACCGGATGGACCGCTTCGCCCGCGGTGCCGTGATTGATGAAAAAGGCATGGGCGCACAGCCCAATTTGCATTGA
- a CDS encoding FMN-binding glutamate synthase family protein → MYARAKGEVDAHPFGTELDVYAGEYEWLAHSIMPNPDVDPQMRVQVGSSQCSRPYAASRLNISAMSFGALGANAIEALNLGAKLGDFYHDTGEGGISPYHRRHGGDLVWELGSGYFGCRQADGTFDPERFRDRAQDDQVKMTEIKLSQGAKPGHGGVLPGVKVTREIAETRGVPEGQDCLSPAVHSAFSTPRELVEFAARMRELSGGKPVGIKLCVGLPHELFAVVKAMLTTGIVLDFIVIDGAEGGTGAAPTELSDRMGMPLREGLIIARNALVGAGLKGQVRLAASGKVTSGAGIAMHAALGADWCNAGRAFMFSLGCIQSMRCHADTCPTGIATQSPARQRGLVVPEKAQRVARFHKATVGALRELTVAAGLHSVDDFKPWHLRHRINVAEMRQMDELYPFVREGELLDGAQNPTLRRWWDEADPESFRRRLVD, encoded by the coding sequence GTGTATGCTCGTGCCAAGGGGGAGGTGGATGCCCACCCGTTTGGCACGGAACTGGATGTTTATGCTGGCGAGTATGAATGGCTGGCCCATTCCATAATGCCTAACCCGGATGTTGACCCGCAGATGCGGGTGCAGGTTGGGTCCAGTCAGTGCAGCAGGCCGTATGCGGCATCCCGCCTGAATATCTCGGCCATGAGTTTTGGTGCCTTGGGTGCCAATGCGATTGAGGCGTTGAACCTCGGGGCCAAGCTGGGGGATTTTTACCACGATACGGGGGAGGGTGGCATTTCCCCTTACCATCGCAGGCACGGCGGGGACCTGGTGTGGGAACTGGGGTCAGGCTATTTTGGGTGCCGACAGGCAGATGGCACATTTGACCCCGAGCGCTTTCGTGATCGCGCGCAGGATGATCAGGTCAAGATGACTGAGATCAAGCTGTCGCAGGGGGCCAAGCCCGGCCATGGTGGGGTGCTGCCTGGGGTTAAGGTCACGCGCGAAATAGCGGAAACACGGGGCGTGCCCGAGGGGCAGGACTGCCTTTCTCCCGCTGTGCATTCAGCATTTTCCACCCCGCGGGAACTGGTGGAGTTCGCTGCCCGTATGCGTGAGCTTTCGGGCGGTAAGCCTGTGGGCATCAAGCTGTGTGTCGGTTTGCCGCATGAGCTGTTTGCTGTGGTCAAGGCCATGCTGACCACAGGCATTGTGCTTGATTTTATTGTTATTGATGGAGCGGAAGGGGGGACAGGGGCAGCCCCGACAGAGCTGTCCGACCGGATGGGCATGCCCCTGCGTGAAGGGCTGATTATTGCCCGCAATGCTTTGGTGGGGGCCGGGCTTAAAGGGCAGGTCAGGCTTGCAGCATCGGGTAAGGTGACATCGGGCGCTGGCATAGCCATGCATGCGGCCCTTGGCGCGGACTGGTGCAATGCCGGGCGGGCTTTCATGTTCTCGCTCGGGTGTATTCAGTCCATGCGCTGCCATGCTGATACCTGCCCGACAGGGATTGCCACCCAGTCCCCCGCACGGCAGCGGGGGCTGGTTGTGCCCGAAAAAGCCCAGCGGGTTGCGCGTTTCCATAAAGCGACGGTGGGGGCCTTGCGGGAACTGACCGTGGCAGCAGGCCTGCATTCGGTGGATGATTTTAAACCATGGCACCTGCGCCACCGTATCAATGTTGCGGAAATGCGGCAGATGGATGAGCTGTATCCCTTTGTGCGTGAAGGGGAATTGCTGGATGGGGCGCAAAACCCCACCCTGCGCCGCTGGTGGGACGAGGCCGATCCCGAGAGTTTCCGCCGCCGTCTGGTGGACTAG
- a CDS encoding sarcosine oxidase subunit delta, with protein MRLTCPFCGSRGHEEFTYKGDATVRRPTGDASAEAWVDYVYIRDNPAGPHQELWYHGSGCRSWLVVTRDTRTHQVLDVRAARDVALSERKGDAA; from the coding sequence ATGCGTCTGACCTGTCCTTTCTGTGGCTCTCGTGGTCATGAGGAATTTACCTACAAGGGTGACGCCACCGTGCGCCGCCCCACCGGGGATGCCAGCGCCGAGGCGTGGGTGGATTACGTATATATCCGCGACAATCCCGCAGGCCCGCACCAGGAGCTGTGGTACCATGGCTCCGGCTGCCGGTCCTGGCTGGTGGTAACCCGCGACACACGCACCCATCAGGTGCTGGATGTGCGCGCCGCGCGTGATGTAGCACTTTCTGAACGTAAGGGAGACGCGGCATGA
- a CDS encoding sarcosine oxidase subunit alpha family protein yields the protein MTTASVLSPLPPGSSQPLRVARGNAVDTSRSVEFVFDGQRLKGHPGDTLASALLANGVRLVGRSFKYHRPRGILSAGPEEPNALVELREGARREPNTRATVAELFDGLVASSQNRWPSLAFDALGMNGLFSSVLGAGFYYKTFMWPAAFWEKVYEPAIRRAAGLGRAADEADPDHYEKATAFCDVLVVGSGPAGLAAALAAGRSGARVILCEEDSVTGGRLRAEQGLLDGKPGWEWAEAARQELEAMPQVRIMTRTCVFGTYDGGTYGALQRVADHLPVPALGMPRQCLWRIIAKESIVAAGAIERPVVFPNNDRPGVMLAGAVRTYVNRFGVAPGRRVVVYTCNDDGLQTALDLRRVGVSVAAIVDSRPANEGRGAAVAQDCGAEFFAGGAIADTYGRMGVKSVLVRDAQGKARTIACDLVAMSGGWSPNIALTTHQGARPNYDADICAFVPSTLPPGMMVAGAAKGVFGLAAALRDGAEAGCRAAQQCGFTAVQPDLPAAQPSTYAIRALFHALKGVPTSSKGKAFVDFQNDVSAKDVGMAAREGFVSVEHLKRYTTLGMATDQGKTSNVNALALLAEVTERSIPQTGTTLIRPPVQPVAIGALAGAHRGTHFKPQRLAPTHQWAEEQEAVFTANGLWLRAQWYPRAGETNWLQTVNREVNTVRNAVGICDVTTLGKIDIQGPDASEFLERLYVNAWKKLPVGRARYGLMLREDGFAYDDGTTARLGENHYVMTTTTANAGGVMAHMELCHQWLWPELDVQFISVTDEWAQLAVAGPKSRDVLRQIIDPEFDLSNEGLGYMGAREVTLCGGLEARLFRLSFSGELAYEVAVPARYGDALARKLMEVGAPYGIAPYGTEALGVMRIEKGHPAGPELNGQTTAHDLGMGRMLSTKKDFIGRAMAQRAVLTDPQRPTLVGIQPVQADDMLVAGAHLLPAGARPSAETDEGWLSSVAWSPTIGSWIGIGFLKNGPARHGEIVEVHNPLAGTVIKARVVNPVFVDPAGERLHG from the coding sequence ATGACGACCGCTTCCGTCCTTTCCCCGCTGCCGCCCGGTTCATCGCAGCCCCTGCGTGTCGCGCGTGGCAATGCGGTGGATACAAGCCGCAGTGTCGAGTTTGTGTTTGACGGGCAGCGCCTGAAAGGCCACCCGGGGGACACGCTGGCCTCTGCCTTGCTGGCCAATGGCGTGCGGCTTGTTGGCCGTTCCTTCAAATATCACCGCCCGCGTGGCATTCTGTCCGCAGGGCCGGAAGAGCCTAATGCTCTGGTGGAACTGCGCGAAGGTGCCCGGCGCGAGCCCAATACCCGCGCAACCGTTGCGGAACTGTTTGATGGCCTTGTGGCCAGCAGCCAGAACCGCTGGCCATCGCTGGCGTTTGATGCGCTGGGCATGAACGGTCTGTTTTCCTCAGTGCTGGGGGCGGGCTTCTACTACAAGACATTCATGTGGCCTGCGGCATTCTGGGAAAAGGTGTACGAGCCTGCCATCCGCCGCGCCGCAGGGCTTGGCCGTGCCGCAGACGAGGCCGATCCCGACCATTACGAAAAAGCCACAGCGTTTTGCGATGTGCTGGTGGTTGGCAGCGGGCCTGCGGGCCTTGCCGCAGCCCTTGCAGCCGGGCGCTCTGGCGCGCGCGTTATCCTGTGTGAGGAAGACAGCGTAACCGGTGGCCGCCTGCGGGCGGAACAGGGGCTGCTGGACGGCAAACCCGGCTGGGAATGGGCCGAGGCCGCCCGGCAGGAACTGGAGGCCATGCCCCAGGTCCGGATCATGACCCGCACCTGTGTGTTTGGCACCTATGACGGCGGCACTTATGGCGCGTTGCAGCGGGTGGCCGACCACCTGCCTGTGCCTGCCCTTGGCATGCCCCGCCAATGCCTGTGGCGGATTATCGCCAAGGAAAGCATTGTGGCGGCCGGTGCGATTGAACGCCCGGTAGTGTTCCCCAACAACGACCGCCCCGGTGTCATGCTTGCGGGCGCTGTGCGGACCTATGTCAATCGCTTTGGCGTGGCTCCGGGCCGTCGTGTGGTGGTTTACACCTGTAACGACGATGGGCTGCAAACCGCGCTGGACCTGCGCCGGGTTGGCGTGTCGGTGGCCGCTATTGTGGACTCCCGCCCAGCCAACGAGGGCCGGGGTGCGGCTGTCGCGCAGGACTGTGGTGCAGAGTTCTTTGCCGGTGGGGCCATTGCCGATACGTATGGCCGCATGGGTGTCAAATCCGTGCTTGTGCGTGATGCACAGGGCAAGGCGCGGACAATCGCGTGTGATCTGGTGGCCATGTCGGGTGGCTGGTCTCCTAATATCGCACTGACCACGCATCAGGGTGCCCGGCCGAATTATGATGCCGATATCTGCGCGTTTGTGCCCTCCACCCTGCCGCCGGGCATGATGGTGGCCGGGGCTGCCAAAGGGGTATTTGGTCTTGCTGCCGCCCTGCGGGATGGGGCCGAGGCCGGGTGCCGTGCCGCGCAGCAGTGTGGCTTTACAGCCGTCCAGCCCGATCTGCCTGCCGCGCAGCCGTCGACCTATGCCATCCGTGCACTGTTCCATGCGCTCAAGGGCGTGCCGACATCGAGCAAGGGCAAAGCCTTTGTTGACTTCCAGAACGATGTTTCCGCCAAGGATGTCGGAATGGCCGCGCGGGAAGGCTTTGTCTCGGTCGAGCACCTCAAGCGCTACACCACGCTGGGCATGGCAACAGATCAGGGCAAGACGTCCAACGTCAACGCCCTTGCCCTGCTGGCAGAGGTGACGGAACGCTCCATCCCGCAGACCGGCACAACGCTGATCCGCCCGCCAGTGCAGCCTGTGGCTATTGGTGCCCTGGCCGGTGCCCATCGTGGCACGCATTTCAAGCCCCAGCGGCTTGCTCCCACCCATCAGTGGGCGGAGGAACAGGAGGCCGTGTTTACAGCCAACGGGCTGTGGCTGCGTGCCCAGTGGTACCCCCGTGCGGGGGAAACTAACTGGTTGCAGACCGTCAACCGCGAGGTCAACACCGTGCGTAATGCGGTGGGCATCTGCGATGTGACAACACTGGGTAAAATTGACATCCAGGGGCCGGATGCTTCCGAATTTCTTGAGCGCCTTTATGTCAACGCCTGGAAGAAGCTGCCGGTTGGCCGCGCCCGTTACGGCCTGATGCTGCGTGAGGACGGGTTTGCCTACGACGACGGCACAACCGCCCGGCTGGGTGAGAACCATTATGTCATGACCACAACAACTGCCAACGCGGGTGGTGTCATGGCGCATATGGAACTGTGCCACCAGTGGCTGTGGCCGGAACTGGACGTGCAGTTTATTTCCGTGACCGATGAATGGGCACAGCTTGCTGTTGCAGGACCGAAATCCCGCGATGTGCTGCGCCAGATTATCGACCCTGAGTTTGATCTCTCGAACGAAGGTCTGGGCTATATGGGCGCGCGGGAGGTCACGCTGTGCGGCGGGCTTGAGGCGCGGCTCTTCCGCCTGTCCTTCTCTGGTGAGTTGGCCTACGAAGTTGCGGTGCCTGCCCGGTATGGTGATGCCCTGGCCCGCAAACTGATGGAAGTTGGCGCACCATACGGCATTGCACCTTATGGGACGGAAGCCCTTGGTGTCATGCGTATTGAAAAAGGGCACCCGGCCGGGCCGGAACTGAACGGCCAGACCACAGCGCACGATCTGGGCATGGGCCGTATGCTGTCCACCAAAAAGGACTTTATCGGCCGCGCCATGGCCCAGCGGGCGGTGCTGACAGACCCGCAGCGGCCCACACTGGTCGGGATCCAGCCTGTGCAGGCTGATGACATGCTGGTAGCGGGTGCCCACCTGCTGCCAGCAGGGGCCAGGCCTTCGGCCGAGACGGATGAGGGCTGGCTGTCCTCCGTTGCGTGGTCTCCCACCATCGGGTCGTGGATCGGGATTGGCTTCCTCAAGAACGGTCCTGCCCGCCATGGTGAGATTGTTGAGGTCCATAACCCTCTCGCGGGTACGGTTATCAAAGCCCGTGTTGTAAACCCTGTTTTTGTTGACCCTGCGGGAGAGCGCCTCCATGGCTGA
- a CDS encoding sarcosine oxidase subunit gamma: MADMLSVASPVSAEVLTIGGLELRVVSTLDVVSLGAFAGAQRTALLDRVQERFGVALPEKPGFVSTADGAVEFLWCGPSQWLAIAPQGQGLYKRLRDNCGDVCALTTQGDSRTVLRLSGVGADVVLSRLVPVDLHPHAFATGSVALTLAGHVPVILRQVEDSPAAYDLFVFRSFAASLFHDLHAAMSGVTSQNRV; this comes from the coding sequence ATGGCTGATATGCTGTCTGTTGCCTCGCCGGTTTCGGCCGAGGTACTTACCATCGGCGGTCTGGAACTGCGTGTGGTATCCACGCTGGATGTTGTCAGCCTTGGGGCATTTGCCGGGGCGCAGCGCACAGCACTGCTGGACCGGGTGCAGGAGCGTTTTGGCGTGGCCCTGCCCGAAAAGCCGGGCTTTGTCAGCACTGCTGATGGTGCGGTGGAGTTTCTGTGGTGCGGGCCGTCCCAATGGCTGGCTATCGCGCCGCAGGGGCAGGGGCTGTATAAGCGCCTGCGGGACAATTGTGGCGATGTCTGCGCCCTGACAACCCAGGGTGACAGCCGTACGGTGCTGCGCCTTTCTGGCGTTGGGGCCGATGTGGTGCTGTCGCGCCTGGTGCCTGTTGACCTTCACCCGCATGCCTTTGCCACCGGGTCCGTGGCCCTTACTCTTGCGGGCCATGTTCCCGTTATTCTCAGGCAGGTGGAAGACAGCCCGGCTGCGTACGACCTGTTCGTGTTCCGGAGTTTCGCGGCTAGTCTGTTTCATGACCTTCATGCCGCCATGAGCGGCGTCACCTCTCAGAATCGGGTTTGA